In Sphingomonas phyllosphaerae, one DNA window encodes the following:
- a CDS encoding DUF2171 domain-containing protein → MGYERYPRGTDPKGDYYGRSETQDYGRDYGSGRSGSYSSARDYQAAGSFDRDDDRSGRGSYGRRDDYGQRGYGRDSYAQGGYGRNDYSQREGYGRQQGGFGSYDRDREDRGYSSGQRSDYRSRYSERSGGGYGQQRYGQSSGYGQSGENHGSYGSDGRRFNDVGTHRHDDDDNYRGGAQSRHRDRGANYGRQPQGYDYDDRGFFARAGDEVRSWFGDEDAERRREADSRYDERYYQQQGRSDRDGDYHNWRSGQIAALDRDYDEYRQENRSRFENEFSTFRSERQTQRAALDKVQEHFEVLGSDGSHVGTVDKVRGDRIILTKNDVDAGGQHHSIPSRWIKSVEDKKVTLSKTADEAKQHWRNEEQNQAMFGHDDRSGNRDRTQGSSMSSTGSGATMTGTTVGAATTGSTTTGMTDQKDTNLNSSFSGTY, encoded by the coding sequence ATGGGCTACGAACGCTATCCGCGCGGTACCGACCCCAAGGGCGATTATTACGGGCGCAGCGAAACGCAGGATTATGGTCGTGACTATGGCTCTGGCCGCTCCGGCAGCTATTCGAGCGCGCGCGACTATCAGGCAGCGGGATCGTTCGATCGCGACGACGATCGCAGCGGCCGCGGCAGCTACGGGCGACGCGACGATTACGGACAGCGCGGCTACGGACGCGACAGCTATGCGCAGGGCGGCTATGGCCGCAACGATTACAGCCAGCGTGAGGGCTATGGCCGCCAGCAGGGTGGCTTCGGCAGCTATGACCGCGACCGTGAAGATCGTGGCTATTCAAGCGGCCAGCGCAGCGACTATCGCTCCCGTTACAGCGAGCGCTCCGGCGGCGGCTATGGCCAGCAGCGCTATGGCCAGTCGTCGGGCTATGGCCAAAGCGGCGAGAATCACGGCAGCTACGGCTCCGACGGACGCCGCTTCAACGACGTCGGCACGCATCGTCATGACGACGACGACAATTACCGGGGTGGCGCGCAGAGCCGTCACCGCGACCGCGGCGCGAACTACGGCCGCCAGCCACAGGGCTATGACTACGACGATCGCGGATTCTTCGCGCGCGCCGGCGACGAGGTGCGTAGCTGGTTCGGCGACGAGGATGCCGAGCGTCGTCGCGAGGCCGACAGCCGCTATGACGAGCGTTACTACCAGCAGCAGGGTCGCTCGGACCGGGATGGCGACTATCACAACTGGCGCTCGGGCCAGATTGCGGCGCTCGACCGCGACTATGACGAATATCGTCAGGAAAACCGTTCGCGCTTCGAGAACGAATTCTCGACCTTCCGCAGCGAGCGGCAGACGCAGCGCGCCGCGCTCGACAAGGTGCAGGAGCATTTCGAGGTGCTGGGTTCCGACGGCAGCCATGTGGGCACCGTCGACAAGGTCCGTGGTGATCGCATCATCCTGACCAAGAACGACGTCGATGCCGGCGGCCAGCATCATTCGATCCCGTCGCGCTGGATCAAATCGGTCGAGGACAAGAAGGTGACGCTGTCCAAGACCGCCGACGAGGCCAAGCAGCACTGGCGCAACGAAGAGCAGAACCAGGCGATGTTCGGCCATGACGATCGCTCCGGCAATCGCGACCGCACGCAGGGTTCGTCGATGTCGTCGACTGGCAGTGGCGCGACGATGACCGGAACCACGGTGGGCGCTGCGACCACCGGCTCCACGACGACCGGCATGACCGATCAGAAGGACACCAATCTGAACAGCAGCTTCTCCGGCACCTATTGA
- a CDS encoding 3'-5' exonuclease — MMYPRRTQSQIIRVIDLETTGAAPPAHAVCEVGWQDVALGADGRWELYGEGGNILVNPGRPMPAITQAIHHIRDEDVVDAPWWHDVARQVLDPYPRRIALAAHRAAFEEQFCTPALTHGADWICTWKCALRLWPDSPSYSNQVLRYWRKPHGLDHERGLPAHRAFPDAYVTAHHLRDQLNEASAAQLIQWSSEPGLLPRVRYGPDRGKEWREIEEESLVKFLTDRDPDVRFTAETEMARRRGGGHVGRMTAQELLL, encoded by the coding sequence ATGATGTATCCCCGTCGCACGCAATCGCAGATCATCCGCGTCATCGATCTCGAGACCACCGGTGCCGCGCCGCCCGCCCATGCGGTGTGCGAGGTCGGCTGGCAGGATGTCGCGCTGGGCGCGGACGGACGCTGGGAACTGTATGGCGAGGGCGGCAATATCCTCGTCAACCCGGGCCGCCCGATGCCCGCGATCACGCAGGCGATCCACCATATCCGCGACGAGGATGTCGTTGATGCGCCGTGGTGGCACGATGTCGCGCGACAGGTGCTCGATCCCTACCCGCGCCGCATCGCGCTGGCGGCGCACCGCGCGGCGTTCGAGGAGCAATTCTGTACCCCGGCGCTGACGCATGGGGCCGACTGGATCTGCACATGGAAATGCGCGCTGCGGCTGTGGCCGGATTCACCCAGTTATTCCAATCAGGTGCTGCGCTACTGGCGCAAGCCGCACGGGCTGGACCATGAACGTGGGCTGCCCGCGCATCGCGCCTTCCCCGACGCTTATGTCACCGCGCATCATCTACGCGACCAGCTGAACGAGGCGTCGGCGGCGCAGTTGATCCAGTGGTCGAGCGAGCCGGGGCTGTTGCCGCGCGTCCGCTACGGCCCGGATCGCGGCAAGGAGTGGCGCGAGATTGAGGAGGAAAGCCTCGTCAAGTTCCTGACCGATCGCGATCCCGACGTGCGCTTCACCGCCGAAACCGAGATGGCGCGGCGGCGTGGCGGCGGGCATGTCGGCCGGATGACCGCGCAGGAATTGCTGCTTTGA
- a CDS encoding ATP-binding protein gives MADLPAAAPINRTLARRMTALMALGFIALLLVGYAAVRVMQRNELHTGLVEHTYQVQRAVLNVRRLVEESEAARRGLMLIPERGTTRANFMRARQQIAPALEWIEELTRDNPAQRRYLQGLQLQLRSLLARQDRTLALLGEGDQRGAIAAYADDSEVRDIVTIRNVLDRMAQIEQRLMARRDAELRASQGAFYTLIALGGVVLAVVAVISTLTILSYTRDLARSDEALRELNAGLEDMVAARTEDLTRANEEIQRFAYIVSHDLRSPLVNVMGFTAELETAAASLRALVERVDAEAPAVASEEARLAATEDLPEAIGFIRTSTQKMDRLINAILQLSRQGRRALAPEKIDVAALIRQIGDTLSHRLSETDTELTVDGVLPEVVSDRLALDQIFSNLIENAVKYLRPGVPGRITATGRRGRDRVFYTIRDNGRGIDPRDHQRVFDLFRRSGAQDRPGEGIGLATVRALVFRLGGSIDVASELGQGAAFTVSLPLVIAKQELNP, from the coding sequence ATGGCCGACTTGCCTGCCGCTGCTCCGATCAATCGCACGCTCGCGCGCCGCATGACCGCGTTGATGGCGCTCGGCTTCATCGCGCTGCTGTTGGTCGGCTATGCGGCGGTGCGGGTGATGCAGCGCAACGAGCTGCATACCGGGTTGGTCGAGCATACCTATCAGGTGCAGCGCGCGGTGTTGAACGTCCGTCGGCTGGTCGAGGAAAGCGAGGCGGCGCGGCGCGGGTTGATGCTGATCCCCGAGCGCGGCACGACGCGTGCCAACTTCATGCGGGCGCGTCAGCAGATCGCCCCCGCGCTGGAGTGGATCGAGGAACTGACGCGCGACAATCCGGCGCAGCGCCGCTACCTTCAGGGATTGCAGTTGCAGTTGCGCAGTCTGCTGGCGCGACAGGACCGGACGCTCGCATTGCTGGGAGAGGGCGACCAGCGCGGCGCGATCGCCGCGTACGCCGACGATTCCGAGGTGCGCGACATCGTGACGATCCGCAACGTGCTCGATCGCATGGCGCAGATCGAGCAGCGGCTGATGGCCCGTCGCGATGCCGAACTGCGCGCCAGTCAGGGTGCCTTCTACACGCTGATCGCGCTGGGCGGGGTGGTGCTGGCGGTGGTGGCGGTGATCTCGACGCTGACGATCCTGTCCTACACGCGCGATCTGGCGCGATCGGACGAGGCGCTGCGCGAACTCAATGCCGGGCTGGAGGATATGGTCGCGGCGCGCACCGAGGACCTGACGCGTGCCAACGAGGAGATCCAGCGCTTCGCCTATATCGTCAGCCATGACCTGCGCTCGCCGCTAGTCAATGTGATGGGCTTCACCGCCGAGCTGGAAACTGCCGCGGCGTCGCTGCGCGCGCTGGTCGAGCGCGTCGACGCGGAGGCGCCCGCAGTGGCGAGCGAGGAGGCGCGGCTCGCGGCGACCGAGGACCTGCCCGAGGCGATCGGGTTCATCCGCACCTCGACGCAGAAGATGGACCGGCTCATCAACGCAATCCTGCAATTGTCACGTCAGGGACGGCGCGCGCTGGCGCCCGAGAAGATCGACGTCGCCGCGCTGATCCGCCAGATCGGCGACACGCTGTCGCATCGGCTCTCCGAAACCGACACTGAGCTGACCGTCGACGGCGTGCTGCCCGAGGTGGTCAGCGACCGGCTCGCGCTCGACCAGATCTTTTCGAACCTGATCGAGAATGCGGTGAAATATCTGCGTCCTGGCGTGCCCGGCCGGATCACCGCTACCGGCCGGCGCGGGCGCGACCGGGTCTTCTACACGATCCGCGACAATGGCCGCGGGATCGACCCGCGCGATCATCAGCGTGTGTTCGACCTGTTCCGCCGCTCCGGCGCGCAGGACCGGCCCGGCGAGGGGATCGGCCTCGCCACCGTCCGTGCGCTCGTCTTCCGACTGGGCGGCAGCATCGACGTCGCCTCCGAACTCGGGCAGGGGGCGGCGTTCACCGTGTCGCTGCCGCTCGTCATCGCCAAACAGGAACTCAACCCATGA
- a CDS encoding response regulator — translation MNAPQSVNIVMIEDDEGHARLIEKNIRRAGIMNPIRHFTDGTSALDYIFNDTSGPQLNGPALVLLDLNLPDMSGTDILAKIKTSDGPVKRTPVVVLTTTDDSREIQRCYDLGANVYITKPVNYESFAQAIRQLGLFLSVIQVPDLGDAHG, via the coding sequence ATGAACGCGCCGCAATCCGTCAATATCGTGATGATCGAGGATGACGAAGGTCATGCGCGGTTGATCGAGAAGAACATCCGGCGCGCCGGGATCATGAACCCGATCCGTCACTTCACCGATGGCACTAGCGCGCTCGACTATATCTTCAACGATACCAGCGGGCCGCAGCTGAACGGCCCGGCGCTGGTGCTGCTCGACCTCAACCTGCCCGACATGAGCGGAACCGACATCCTCGCCAAGATCAAGACCAGTGACGGCCCGGTGAAGCGCACCCCCGTCGTGGTGCTGACCACCACCGACGACAGCCGCGAGATCCAGCGTTGCTACGATCTCGGCGCCAACGTCTACATCACCAAGCCGGTGAATTACGAGAGCTTCGCGCAGGCGATCCGGCAGCTGGGGCTGTTCCTGTCGGTGATCCAGGTCCCCGATCTGGGTGACGCGCACGGATGA
- a CDS encoding response regulator has protein sequence MIETPRILYIDDDAGIRRLVTRALERRGYKVTVADGGEAGVALAAAEPFDVVAVDHYMPGIDGLETMTRLSTLPEAPPMVYVSGSEETQVALAALRGGAADYIVKTPGDDFFDLLDATFRQVIERAQLARAKARAEDDLRASNARLEALLAEVNHRVANSLQLVSAMVRMQSSALTDEAARAALEDTQRRISAIAQVHRRLYTGDDVESVDMLDYLTQLIDELTQTWSTDDCPRALVLHAEPLRLPTDRAVSLGVIVTELVSNACKYAYPGGPGEVRVRLSRDGDERFRLTVEDDGIGLGDEPPKGTGVGTRLIRAMAQSLDSIVEYDRTHSGTRAIVAAAVG, from the coding sequence ATGATCGAGACGCCGCGCATCCTCTATATCGACGATGATGCGGGCATCCGCCGGCTGGTGACGCGCGCGCTGGAGCGGCGCGGGTATAAGGTGACGGTCGCCGATGGTGGCGAGGCGGGAGTCGCGCTGGCCGCGGCCGAACCGTTCGATGTCGTTGCTGTCGACCATTATATGCCGGGGATCGACGGGCTGGAGACGATGACGCGGCTGTCGACGCTGCCCGAGGCGCCGCCGATGGTCTATGTCAGCGGCTCCGAAGAGACGCAGGTCGCGCTGGCCGCGCTGCGTGGCGGCGCAGCGGACTATATCGTCAAGACGCCGGGCGACGACTTCTTCGACCTGCTCGACGCGACCTTCCGGCAGGTAATCGAGCGCGCGCAGCTCGCCCGCGCCAAGGCACGTGCCGAGGACGATCTGCGCGCCAGCAACGCGCGGCTGGAGGCGTTGCTGGCGGAGGTCAATCACCGCGTCGCCAATTCGCTGCAGCTGGTGTCGGCGATGGTGCGGATGCAGTCGAGCGCGCTGACCGACGAGGCGGCGCGCGCCGCGCTGGAGGATACGCAGCGCCGGATCAGTGCGATCGCACAGGTCCACCGGCGGCTCTACACCGGCGATGACGTCGAGAGCGTCGACATGCTCGATTACCTCACGCAGCTGATCGACGAGCTGACGCAGACCTGGTCGACCGACGATTGCCCGCGCGCTTTGGTGCTCCATGCCGAGCCGCTGCGATTGCCGACCGATCGCGCGGTGTCGCTGGGGGTGATCGTCACCGAGCTGGTGAGCAATGCCTGTAAGTACGCGTATCCGGGCGGGCCGGGCGAAGTGCGCGTGCGGCTGTCGCGGGACGGCGACGAGCGGTTCCGGCTGACGGTGGAGGATGACGGGATCGGGCTGGGGGACGAACCGCCCAAGGGGACCGGCGTCGGGACGCGGCTGATCCGCGCGATGGCGCAGAGCCTTGATTCGATCGTGGAATATGATCGTACCCACAGCGGCACGCGCGCGATCGTCGCGGCGGCGGTGGGATAG
- the metH gene encoding methionine synthase, producing MTTSSTQFVNIGERTNVTGSAAFKKMILAGDYTRAVEVARQQVENGAQVVDVNMDEGLLDAHHAMTTFLKLIAAEPDIARVPVMIDSSKWDVIEAGLKCVSGKPIVNSISMKEGEEAFLAHARKCMNYGAAVVVMAFDEVGQADTQARKVEICERAYTLLTGIGFPPEDIIFDPNVFAVATGIEEHNNYGVDFIEACREIKARCPHVHISGGLSNLSFSFRGNEPVRRAMHSVFLYHAIPAGMDMGIVNAGQLDVYDAIDPELRQACEDVILNRDPEAGDRLVALAEKFRGTDAAAEKQAAEWRSLEVTKRLEYALVKGIDAHVVDDTEECRQMFARPIEVIEGPLMDGMNVVGDLFGSGKMFLPQVVKSARVMKKAVAHLMPFIEAAKEPGAKGKGKVVMATVKGDVHDIGKNIVGVVLQCNGFEVIDLGVMVPWSKILDAANENDADMIGLSGLITPSLDEMVTVAEEMQRAQMQMPLLIGGATTSKVHTALRIAPAYTGPVVHVLDASRAVGVATTLVSDTIRDDYVAGVAKDYQAVRDAREGKGQNKLLPLDEARKRSFAADIALKAPAPAQPGVHVFDDWDLAHLREFIDWTPFFRAWELAGNYPAILTDEVVGESASSLFADAQAMLDRIVSEKWLTARGVAGLWPCHRHDDDVWVHDRHTADHRSPDGGSVPEGFNVPDLDRRNEHSTRLPFLRQQIAKREGRANMCLADFIDPAGDWMGGFAVGIHGIDAHLARYKADNDDYNDILLKALADRLAEAFAEALHQHVRQTLWGYAPDEQLTNDALIREQYRGIRPAPGYPACPEHSLKVRLFEMLEAEKNAGLELTESFAMLPTAAVSGFYFGHAQAEYFGVARIGEDQLADYAQRLGVDMERATRLLRPNLD from the coding sequence ATGACCACCTCCTCCACCCAATTCGTCAACATCGGCGAGCGCACCAACGTCACCGGCTCGGCGGCGTTCAAGAAGATGATCCTCGCCGGCGACTATACCCGCGCGGTCGAGGTCGCGCGCCAGCAGGTGGAGAATGGCGCGCAGGTGGTCGACGTCAACATGGACGAGGGGCTGCTCGACGCGCACCACGCCATGACGACCTTCCTCAAGCTGATCGCCGCCGAGCCCGATATCGCGCGCGTGCCGGTAATGATCGACTCCTCGAAGTGGGACGTGATCGAGGCCGGGCTGAAATGCGTCTCGGGCAAGCCGATCGTCAATTCGATCAGCATGAAGGAAGGCGAGGAGGCGTTCCTTGCCCATGCGCGCAAGTGCATGAATTACGGCGCGGCGGTCGTGGTGATGGCGTTCGACGAGGTCGGACAGGCCGACACGCAGGCGCGTAAGGTCGAGATCTGCGAGCGGGCCTACACGCTGCTCACCGGGATCGGCTTCCCGCCCGAGGACATCATCTTCGACCCCAATGTCTTCGCGGTCGCGACCGGGATCGAGGAACACAACAATTACGGCGTCGACTTCATCGAGGCGTGCCGCGAGATCAAGGCGCGCTGCCCGCACGTCCATATCTCCGGCGGTCTGTCGAACCTGTCGTTCAGCTTCCGCGGCAACGAGCCGGTGCGCCGCGCGATGCACTCGGTGTTCCTCTATCACGCCATCCCTGCGGGCATGGACATGGGGATCGTCAACGCCGGGCAGCTCGACGTCTATGACGCGATCGACCCCGAGCTGCGCCAGGCGTGCGAGGACGTCATCCTCAATCGCGATCCCGAGGCGGGCGACCGGCTGGTCGCGCTCGCCGAGAAGTTCCGCGGCACCGATGCGGCGGCCGAGAAGCAGGCGGCCGAATGGCGCTCGCTGGAGGTCACCAAGCGGCTCGAATATGCGCTGGTCAAGGGCATCGACGCGCATGTCGTCGACGACACCGAGGAATGCCGCCAGATGTTCGCGCGCCCGATCGAGGTGATCGAGGGACCGCTGATGGACGGGATGAACGTCGTCGGCGATCTGTTCGGCTCGGGCAAGATGTTCCTGCCGCAGGTGGTGAAGTCGGCGCGGGTCATGAAGAAGGCGGTCGCGCACCTGATGCCGTTCATCGAGGCCGCCAAGGAACCCGGCGCCAAGGGCAAGGGCAAGGTCGTGATGGCGACCGTCAAGGGCGACGTCCACGACATCGGCAAGAACATCGTCGGCGTCGTGCTCCAGTGCAACGGCTTCGAGGTGATCGACCTCGGCGTGATGGTGCCGTGGTCGAAGATCCTCGACGCCGCGAACGAGAATGACGCCGACATGATCGGCCTGTCCGGCCTCATCACCCCGTCGCTCGACGAAATGGTGACGGTCGCCGAGGAGATGCAGCGCGCGCAGATGCAGATGCCGCTGCTGATCGGCGGCGCGACCACCTCGAAGGTCCACACCGCTTTGCGCATCGCCCCGGCCTATACCGGCCCGGTCGTCCATGTGCTCGACGCCAGCCGCGCGGTCGGCGTGGCGACCACGCTCGTCTCCGACACGATCCGCGACGATTATGTCGCCGGCGTCGCCAAGGATTATCAGGCGGTGCGCGACGCGCGTGAGGGCAAGGGGCAGAACAAGCTGCTGCCGCTCGACGAAGCGCGCAAGCGCAGCTTCGCGGCCGACATTGCGCTCAAGGCCCCCGCCCCCGCGCAGCCGGGCGTGCATGTCTTCGACGACTGGGATCTGGCGCATTTGCGCGAGTTCATCGACTGGACGCCGTTCTTCCGCGCCTGGGAACTGGCGGGCAATTACCCCGCGATCCTCACCGACGAGGTGGTCGGCGAAAGCGCATCGTCGCTCTTCGCCGATGCGCAGGCGATGCTCGACCGGATCGTTTCGGAGAAGTGGCTGACTGCGCGCGGCGTCGCCGGGCTGTGGCCGTGCCACCGCCACGACGACGACGTCTGGGTCCACGACCGCCACACCGCCGACCATCGCTCGCCCGATGGCGGCAGCGTGCCCGAAGGCTTCAACGTCCCCGACCTCGACCGCCGCAACGAACATTCGACGCGGCTGCCGTTCCTGCGCCAGCAGATCGCCAAGCGCGAGGGGCGCGCGAACATGTGCCTTGCCGACTTCATCGACCCGGCGGGCGACTGGATGGGCGGCTTTGCGGTCGGTATCCACGGCATTGATGCGCACCTCGCGCGCTACAAGGCCGACAACGACGATTACAACGACATCCTGCTGAAGGCGCTCGCCGACCGTCTCGCCGAAGCGTTCGCGGAGGCGCTGCACCAGCATGTCCGCCAGACGCTGTGGGGCTATGCGCCGGACGAGCAACTGACCAACGACGCGCTGATCCGCGAGCAATATCGCGGCATCCGCCCCGCGCCGGGCTACCCCGCCTGCCCGGAACATTCGCTCAAGGTGCGGCTGTTCGAGATGCTGGAGGCGGAGAAGAACGCCGGGCTGGAGCTGACCGAAAGCTTCGCGATGCTGCCGACCGCGGCGGTCAGCGGCTTCTATTTCGGCCACGCGCAAGCCGAATATTTCGGCGTCGCGCGGATCGGCGAGGACCAGCTCGCGGACTATGCGCAGCGGCTGGGGGTGGACATGGAGCGCGCCACGCGGCTGCTGCGGCCGAACTTGGATTGA
- a CDS encoding homocysteine S-methyltransferase family protein: MTIRDTFNAEAAKRILITDGAFGTEIQNWKLSEADYAGTLTLGHDQKGNNDILALTKPEVPEAIHRAYFEAGADIAETNTFSANRISQADYGAEGLVREINVESAKLARRIADEYQAKDGRPRFVAGAIGPTNKTLSLSPDVNDPGYREIDFDYLKDVYREQIDALVEGGADFVLIETVFDTLNAKAGIMAAIEAGEALGRDLPIMLSMTLTDLSGRNLSGHTVEAFWHAVRHARPLTIGLNCSFGAEQLRPHVKTLSELCDTLIMVYPNAGLPNELGAYDEAPETTAGLVGEWAFAGQVNVLGGCCGSTPAHIKAIADHVRGMAPRQVAVPAVRTRLAGLEPFTMAA, encoded by the coding sequence ATGACCATTCGCGACACCTTCAACGCCGAGGCGGCCAAGCGCATCCTCATCACCGACGGCGCATTCGGCACCGAGATCCAGAACTGGAAGCTGTCGGAGGCCGATTATGCCGGCACGCTGACGCTCGGCCACGACCAGAAGGGCAACAACGATATTCTCGCGCTGACCAAGCCCGAGGTGCCCGAGGCGATCCACCGCGCCTATTTCGAGGCCGGGGCGGACATCGCCGAGACCAACACCTTCTCCGCCAATCGCATCAGCCAGGCCGATTACGGCGCCGAAGGGCTGGTCCGCGAGATCAACGTCGAGAGCGCGAAGCTCGCGCGCCGCATCGCCGACGAATATCAGGCGAAGGACGGCCGCCCGCGCTTCGTCGCCGGGGCGATCGGGCCGACCAACAAGACGTTGTCGCTGTCGCCGGACGTCAACGATCCCGGCTATCGCGAGATCGACTTCGATTACCTCAAGGACGTCTACCGCGAGCAGATCGACGCACTGGTCGAGGGCGGCGCGGACTTCGTGCTGATCGAGACGGTGTTCGACACGCTCAATGCGAAGGCCGGGATCATGGCCGCGATCGAGGCGGGCGAAGCGCTGGGCCGTGACCTGCCGATCATGCTCTCGATGACGCTCACCGATCTGTCCGGCCGCAACCTGTCGGGGCATACCGTCGAGGCGTTCTGGCACGCGGTGCGCCATGCCAGGCCACTGACGATCGGGCTGAACTGCTCGTTCGGTGCCGAGCAATTGCGCCCGCATGTGAAGACGCTGAGCGAACTTTGCGATACGCTCATCATGGTCTATCCGAACGCCGGACTGCCCAACGAGCTGGGTGCCTATGACGAAGCGCCGGAGACGACCGCCGGGCTGGTCGGCGAATGGGCGTTCGCGGGGCAGGTCAACGTGCTGGGCGGCTGCTGCGGCTCGACGCCCGCGCATATCAAGGCGATCGCCGACCACGTCCGCGGCATGGCCCCGCGCCAAGTCGCGGTGCCGGCGGTGCGGACGCGGCTGGCCGGGCTGGAGCCGTTCACGATGGCGGCGTGA
- the metF gene encoding methylenetetrahydrofolate reductase [NAD(P)H]: MTFSVNQLEEARRALEAPLYADVGGDVEVSFEFSPPKTDKAEENLWQSIETLCPLGPRFLSVTYGAGGSTRDRTHATVARIARETNVPAAAHLTCVEATREEIDAVAQEYWAAGVRHIVALRGDPPAGAADYAPHPGGYENAAALVEGLRRLHPFEISVAAYPEMHPNSADLAADLNNLKRKLDAGANRAITQFFFEPETFFRYRDAAAAAGITAEIVPGIMPIGSFAGVTRMATMCNTDVPGWLVRLFDGLDDHPAARQLVAATVAAELCRKLYAGGVKQLHFYTMNKAELSFAICHLLGVRTRPAQERAAA; the protein is encoded by the coding sequence ATGACGTTCTCGGTCAATCAGCTCGAAGAGGCACGGCGCGCGCTGGAGGCTCCACTCTACGCCGACGTCGGCGGCGACGTGGAAGTCAGCTTCGAATTCTCGCCGCCCAAGACCGACAAGGCCGAGGAGAACCTTTGGCAGTCGATCGAGACGCTTTGCCCGCTTGGCCCGCGCTTCCTGTCGGTCACCTATGGCGCGGGCGGGTCGACGCGCGACCGCACCCACGCCACCGTCGCGCGGATCGCGCGCGAAACCAACGTGCCGGCCGCCGCGCATCTCACCTGCGTCGAGGCGACGCGCGAGGAGATCGACGCGGTCGCGCAGGAATATTGGGCGGCCGGCGTCCGCCACATCGTCGCGCTGCGCGGCGATCCGCCGGCCGGTGCCGCCGATTACGCGCCGCACCCTGGCGGTTACGAGAATGCCGCCGCGCTGGTCGAGGGATTGCGCCGGCTGCACCCGTTCGAGATTTCGGTCGCCGCCTATCCGGAAATGCACCCGAACTCGGCCGACCTCGCCGCCGATCTCAACAATCTCAAGCGCAAGCTCGACGCGGGCGCCAACCGCGCGATCACGCAATTCTTCTTCGAGCCCGAAACCTTCTTCCGGTACCGCGACGCCGCCGCTGCCGCGGGGATCACGGCCGAGATCGTCCCGGGCATCATGCCGATCGGCAGCTTCGCCGGGGTCACGCGCATGGCGACGATGTGCAACACCGACGTGCCGGGCTGGCTGGTGCGGCTATTCGACGGGCTCGACGACCATCCCGCCGCGCGCCAGCTGGTCGCCGCGACGGTCGCCGCCGAACTCTGCCGCAAGCTCTATGCCGGCGGGGTCAAGCAGCTCCACTTCTACACGATGAACAAGGCGGAGCTGAGCTTCGCCATCTGTCACCTGCTGGGCGTCCGCACCCGCCCGGCACAGGAAAGGGCGGCGGCATGA
- a CDS encoding metalloregulator ArsR/SmtB family transcription factor, producing MKLALDIFRALADESRLRIVALLGAMELSVGELAQVLGQSQPRVSRHVKILCDAGLAERRKEGSWVFVALGERARVTPVLAALDAYGVAGEVEADIARLSAVRADRAAAAAAWFEAHAGEWDAIRSLHVAEDQVEAAMRALLGPAPLGRLIDIGTGTGRMIELFAPAATHVLGIDKSSEMLRLARARVGEQAELRQADLYALPVADGGVDVAILHHVLHFAQQPGAAIAEAARVLDDYGRLLIADFASHDREELRARDAHTRLGFADAQIAGWFEKAGLALERAETLEGGELTVKLWLGRKQGVPVREVKAA from the coding sequence ATGAAGCTTGCCCTCGATATCTTCCGTGCGCTGGCCGACGAGTCCCGCCTGCGGATCGTCGCGCTGCTCGGCGCGATGGAATTGTCGGTCGGCGAGCTGGCACAGGTGCTCGGGCAAAGCCAGCCGCGCGTGTCGCGCCACGTCAAGATCCTGTGCGACGCCGGCCTTGCCGAGCGCCGCAAGGAAGGCAGCTGGGTGTTCGTTGCGCTCGGCGAGCGCGCGCGCGTCACGCCGGTGCTGGCGGCGCTGGACGCTTATGGTGTCGCGGGCGAGGTCGAGGCCGATATCGCGCGGCTGTCAGCGGTGCGCGCCGATCGGGCGGCGGCGGCGGCGGCGTGGTTCGAGGCACATGCCGGCGAATGGGACGCGATCCGCTCGCTGCATGTCGCGGAGGATCAGGTGGAGGCCGCGATGCGCGCGCTGCTCGGCCCCGCGCCGCTCGGGCGGTTGATCGATATCGGCACCGGCACCGGGCGGATGATCGAGCTGTTCGCGCCTGCCGCGACCCACGTGCTTGGCATCGACAAGAGCAGCGAGATGCTGCGGCTGGCGCGCGCGCGGGTCGGCGAACAGGCCGAATTGCGACAAGCCGATCTTTACGCCTTGCCGGTCGCGGACGGCGGCGTCGATGTCGCGATCCTCCATCACGTCCTGCATTTCGCGCAGCAGCCCGGCGCGGCGATCGCGGAGGCGGCGCGCGTCCTGGATGACTATGGCCGGCTGTTGATCGCCGATTTCGCCAGCCACGACCGCGAGGAATTGCGCGCACGTGACGCGCATACGCGGCTCGGCTTCGCGGATGCGCAGATCGCGGGCTGGTTCGAGAAGGCGGGGCTGGCGCTGGAGCGCGCCGAGACGCTCGAGGGCGGCGAACTGACGGTGAAATTGTGGCTCGGGCGCAAGCAAGGCGTGCCGGTGCGGGAGGTGAAGGCGGCATGA